A genomic stretch from Natronomonas gomsonensis includes:
- a CDS encoding sulfatase — protein MESDTPVSNVVLVTVDSLRADAIGPYDDERHTPVLDSMADRGTVFENAFATGNWTPFSFPSILSSRPVFADTGDIGVEPASSLSAVLSEAGVSTAGFNAANGFLTAHWNYDSGFDEFDAFVADIGSSIYSQYLASHPTVEAWLQLASSPFRRAASWLRGGSDDKPFLNTSRMADVEGGAESFIERTESPFFLWVHYMDTHTPYVPAPRYIREVSGDTVGTHRMLLAHAQTGLGREVSDRTLESLRMLYQGATRQVDASIGRLLEALDTAGVADETAFVVAGDHGEEFQEHGHLAHYPKLYDELIRVPLLVDVPGAEPRRVERQVALDAIPPTIADLLGAEAPSAWTGETLVPTIASGVDPADEPVVSVTVRGEEVTDQPIPRGLDDGDLLVSVRDEEWTYIENVDAGGTELYHRPSDPTQQEDLSAEPTEEQQSVIERFEPIASAHAATLRGTEAERPEEVDEDLQTRLEALGYR, from the coding sequence ACGACGACGAACGACACACGCCGGTTTTGGACTCGATGGCCGACCGCGGAACGGTGTTCGAAAACGCCTTCGCGACCGGCAACTGGACGCCGTTTTCGTTCCCGTCGATACTGTCGTCCAGACCCGTCTTCGCGGATACGGGCGACATCGGCGTCGAGCCGGCGAGCTCGCTTTCGGCCGTGCTCTCGGAAGCCGGCGTCTCCACCGCCGGCTTCAACGCCGCCAACGGCTTTCTCACCGCCCACTGGAACTACGATTCCGGGTTCGACGAGTTCGATGCCTTCGTCGCCGACATCGGTAGCAGCATCTACAGCCAGTATCTGGCGAGTCATCCGACGGTGGAAGCGTGGCTCCAACTGGCGAGTTCGCCATTCCGCCGGGCCGCCTCCTGGCTCCGCGGCGGCAGCGACGACAAGCCCTTCCTCAACACCTCCCGGATGGCCGACGTCGAGGGCGGCGCCGAGTCGTTCATCGAGCGGACGGAGTCGCCGTTCTTCCTGTGGGTGCACTACATGGACACCCACACGCCCTACGTGCCCGCACCGCGGTACATCCGGGAAGTCTCCGGCGACACCGTCGGCACCCACCGGATGCTGCTCGCCCACGCACAGACCGGGCTCGGACGCGAGGTCAGCGACCGAACCCTCGAGAGCCTTCGCATGCTGTATCAGGGCGCGACCCGGCAAGTCGACGCCAGCATCGGCCGACTGCTGGAGGCACTCGACACCGCCGGCGTCGCCGACGAGACGGCGTTCGTCGTCGCCGGCGACCACGGCGAGGAGTTCCAAGAACACGGCCACCTTGCGCACTACCCGAAACTGTACGACGAGTTGATTCGGGTCCCGCTGCTCGTCGACGTTCCGGGGGCGGAACCCCGCCGCGTCGAACGGCAGGTCGCCCTCGATGCGATTCCGCCGACGATTGCGGACCTCCTCGGCGCCGAGGCGCCCTCGGCGTGGACCGGCGAGACGCTCGTTCCGACCATCGCCTCGGGCGTCGACCCCGCCGACGAGCCGGTCGTCTCCGTGACCGTCCGCGGTGAGGAGGTGACCGACCAGCCGATTCCTCGTGGACTCGACGACGGCGACCTCCTGGTGAGCGTCCGCGACGAGGAGTGGACCTACATCGAGAACGTCGATGCCGGCGGGACCGAACTGTATCACAGGCCATCGGACCCGACACAACAGGAGGACCTCTCGGCTGAACCGACCGAGGAACAGCAATCCGTCATCGAGCGGTTCGAGCCGATTGCGTCGGCCCACGCCGCGACGCTTCGAGGCACAGAGGCCGAACGGCCGGAAGAGGTCGACGAGGACCTCCAGACACGGTTGGAGGCGCTCGGTTACCGCTAG